One Mya arenaria isolate MELC-2E11 chromosome 5, ASM2691426v1 genomic window carries:
- the LOC128234673 gene encoding V-type proton ATPase catalytic subunit A translates to MAGGMDRARRAPKVRDAEKESVFGYVYAVSGPVVTAQNMSGSAMYELVRVGHTELVGEIIRLDGDMATIQVYEDTSGVTVGDPVLRTGKPLSVELGPGIMGSIFDGIQRPLEDIANLMQSIYIPKGINTPALDRSKKWDFEPFGNIRVGSHVTGGDIYGVVYENILVKHKLMVPPRARGTVTHIAEPGSYDINDIILETEFDGQKTKYSMLQVWPVRQMRPVAEKLAGNHPLLTGQRVLDALFPCVQGGTTAIPGAFGCGKTVISQSLSKYSNSDVIVYVGCGERGNEMSEVLRDFPELTMEVEGKPESIMKRTALVANTSNMPVAAREASIYTGITLSEYFRDMGYNVSMMADSTSRWAEALREISGRLAEMPADSGYPAYLGARLASFYERAGRVKCIGNPAREGSVSIVGAVSPPGGDFSDPVTAATLGIVQVFWGLDKKLAQRKHFPSINWLISYSNYMRALDEFYDKNFPEFVPLRIKTREILQEEEDLSEIVQLVGKGSLAESDKIILEVAKLIKDDFLQQNGYTPYDRFCPFYKTVGMLKNMISFYDMARHAVETTAQSENKITWAIIRDQMSQTLYKLSSMKFKDPVKDGEKKIKAEFDDLYEEMQTGFRNLED, encoded by the exons GCAGGTGGAATGGACAGAGCTCGGCGAGCGCCGAAAGTTCGTGATGCAGAGAAGGAATCTGTGTTTGGTTATGTGTATGCTGTGTCAGGACCCG TGGTGACTGCCCAGAACATGTCTGGCTCAGCTATGTACGAGCTGGTGCGCGTCGGCCACACGGAGCTGGTCGGGGAAATTATCCGTCTAGACGGTGATATGGCTACCATCCAGGTTTACGAAGACACAT CTGGTGTAACAGTGGGAGATCCTGTGCTGAGGACGGGCAAACCACTATCTGTTGAACTGGGACCTGGTATTATGGGCAGCATCTTTGATG GTATTCAGCGACCCCTAGAAGACATCGCCAACCTTATGCAGTCTATCTACATTCCCAAGGGTATTAACACGCCCGCCCTCGACAGATCAAAGAAATGGGACTTTGAACCGTTTGGTAATATCAGG GTTGGAAGCCATGTTACTGGGGGCGATATTTACGGAGTGGTATATGAGAATATCCTGGTCAAGCACAAGCTGATGGTCCCACCCAGGGCGCGTGGTACTGTCACCCACATAGCTGAGCCTGGCTCTTACGACATTAAT GACATAATTCTGGAAACAGAGTTTGATGGACAGAAGACAAAGTACTCCATGTTGCAAGTTTGGCCTGTACGTCAAATGAGGCCTGTCGCGGAGAAACTGGCAGGAAATCACCCACTTCTCACTGGCCAGCGTGTGCTTGATGCTCTCTTCCC GTGTGTCCAAGGCGGTACCACAGCTATCCCAGGGGCGTTCGGTTGTGGCAAGACTGTGATCTCCCAGTCCCTGTCCAAGTACAGTAACAGTGATGTGATTGTCTACGTCGGGTGTGGAGAGAGAGGAAATGAGATGTCAGAAGTATTGAGAGACTTCCCAGAG TTGACCATGGAAGTCGAAGGCAAACCAGAGAGTATTATGAAGAGAACAGCCCTGGTGGCTAACACTTCCAACATGCCTGTGGCTGCCAGAGAGGCATCCATCTACACAG GTATCACATTGTCCGAGTACTTCCGTGACATGGGTTACAACGTGTCTATGATGGCTGACTCCACCTCCAGATGGGCTGAGGCTTTGCGAGAAATCTCTGGTCGTCTCGCTGAAATGCCGGCTGACTCCGGGTACCCCGCGTACCTTGGTGCACGATTGGCGTCCTTCTACGAGAGAGCTGGGCGAGTCAAATGTATCGGTAACCCTGCCAGGGAGGGCAGTGTCAGCATTGTGGGGGC TGTATCACCTCCAGGCGGTGATTTCTCTGACCCTGTCACCGCGGCAACCCTCGGTATTGTGCAGGTGTTCTGGGGTCTTGACAAGAAACTCGCCCAGCGGAAACACTTCCCCTCCATTAACTGGCTTATTAGCTACAGTAACTACATGAGGGCGCTTGATGAATTCTACGATAAAAACTTCCCTGAGTTTGTGCCCCTCAGAATAaag ACGAGGGAAATTCTACAGGAAGAGGAGGATCTGTCTGAAATTGTGCAGCTTGTCGGCAAG GGATCGTTAGCAGAGTCTGACAAAATCATCCTCGAGGTTGCCAAGTTGATCAAAGATGATTTCTTGCAACAGAATGGTTACACACCTTATGACAG ATTCTGTCCATTCTACAAGACAGTGGGTATGTTGAAGAACATGATATCATTCTACGACATGGCCCGTCACGCTGTGGAAACCACCGCTCAGAGTGAAAACAAGATCACATGGGCGATCATCAGAGACCAGATGTCACAGACATTGTATAAGCTTAGCAGTATGAAGTTCAAG GACCCAGTCAAAGATggtgagaaaaaaataaaggcCGAATTCGATGATTTGTACGAGGAGATGCAGACAGGCTTCCGAAATCTGGAGGATTAA